One segment of Salvia splendens isolate huo1 chromosome 20, SspV2, whole genome shotgun sequence DNA contains the following:
- the LOC121782400 gene encoding uncharacterized protein LOC121782400 isoform X1 gives MGIDKQNSGLLETLKMERVRTILTHTYPYPHEHSRHAVIAVFIGCLFFISSDNMHTLIQKLDSNIKWWSMYACLLGFFYFFSSPFIGKTIKPSYSNFSRWYIAWILVAALYHLPSFQSMGVDMRMNLSLFLTIYISSILFLLVFHIVFIGLWYIGLVARVAGRRPAILTILQNCAVISVACCVFYSHCGNRANMREKLFERGYSGWFTLWNKEERNSWLAKFVHVNEFKDQVCKSWFAPVGSANDYPFLSKWVIYGELTCSGGSCAESPAEISPIYSLWATFIGLYIANYVVERSTGWALTHPVSQKESEKLKKKQMKPEFLDMVPWYSGTSADLFKTVFDLLVSVTVFVGRFDMRMMQAAMSKVEDSAKQDDLLYDQFGERDELWFDFMADTGDGGNSSYSVARLLAQPSLKVQSNGSSIILPRSNLLLIGGDLAYPNPSAFTYERRLFRPFEYALQPPLWYKEEHIAANKPELPCGMSLLKEYDGPQCFLIPGNHDWFDGLQTFMRYICHKSWLGGWFMPQKKSYFALQLPKGWWVFGLDLALHCDIDVYQFKFFSELIKEKVGDCDSVIIMTHEPNWLLDWYWGDVTGKNVSHLIRDHLRGRCKLRVAGDLHHYMRHSHVPSEKPTYVQHLIVNGCGGAFLHPTHVFSNFDSLYGTSYESKAAYPSFEDSSRIALGNILKFRKKNWQFDFIGGIIYFVLAFSMFPQCKLDHILQDDTFSGHLKNFFGSAWDAFMYMLGRSYVSSAGAFVLLVIAITFVPSKVSRKRKAIIGILHVSAHLSAALILMLLMELGVETCIRHKLLATSGYHTLYEWYRSVESEHFPDPSGLRPRIEQWTLGLYPACIKYLMSAFDVPEVMAVSRSNICKNGMDSLSRGGAVIYYASVFLYYWVFSTPVVSLIFGSYLYICINWLHIHFDEAFSSLRIANYKSFTRFHINLKGDLEVFTLAVDKVPKEWKLDPHWEGESKLQPNHSHQRKFPSKWRSTSSQHDPVNTVKIVDQFTIERTVTPEFEPVNGSVSH, from the exons ATGGGCATTGACAAACAGAACTCTGGTTTATTGGAGACTCTAAAGATGGAGAGAGTTAGGACTATACTCACACATACGTATCCATATCCGCATGAACATTCACGGCATGCTGTCATTGCTGTTTTCATAGGTTGCTTATTTTTCATATCATCAGACAACATGCACACTCTCATTCAGAAGTTAGACAGCAATATTAAGTGGTGGTCTATGTATGCATGCTTGCTGGGGTTCttctatttcttttcttcccctTTTATAGGAAAAACAATCAAGCCAAGTTATTCAAACTTCAGTCGCTG GTACATAGCGTGGATACTGGTGGCTGCTTTATATCATCTTCCTAGTTTTCAATCGATGGGAGTTGATATGAGGATGAATCTTTCCTTGTTTTTAACCATCTACATATCTtccattttatttcttcttgTATTTCACATTGTATTCATTGGCCTCTGGTATATTGGACTTGTTGCTCGGGTGGCTGGAAGAAGACCTGCAATTCTGACAATCCTTCAAAATTGTGCT GTTATAAGTGTAGCATGTTGTGTATTTTATAGCCACTGTGGCAATCGTGCTAATATGAGAGAAAAGCTATTTGAAAGAGGGTATTCTGGCTGGTTTACACTGTGGAACAAGGAAGAAAGGAATTCATGGCTTGCAAAATTTGTTCACGTGAACGAGTTCAAAGATCAAGTTTGTAAATCATGGTTTGCTCCAGTTGGTTCGGCTAATGATTATCCATTTTTATCAAAATGGGTCATTTATGGAGAG CTAACTTGTAGCGGTGGCTCTTGCGCTGAATCACCAGCTGAAATTTCACCCATATATTCATTGTGGGCCACTTTTATAGGTCTATACATTGCAAATTATGTCGTGGAGAGATCAACAGG TTGGGCACTTACTCACCCTGTATCCCAAAAAGAATCCGAGAAGTTGAAAAAGAAGCAAATGAAGCCTGAGTTTCTGGATATGGTTCCATGGTACTCTGG GACGTCAGCTGATTTATTTAAGACAGTTTTTGACCTGCTGGTATCAGTGACTGTGTTTGTTGGACGTTTTGACATGCGTATGATGCAG GCTGCAATGAGCAAGGTTGAAGATTCAGCTAAGCAAGATGATCTTTTGTACGACCAATTTGGTGAACGTGACGAATTGTGGTTTGATTTTATGGCTGATACGGGCGATGGTGGCAATTCTTCTTATAGTGTGGCACGACTTCTTGCTCAACCTTCTCTTAAGGTTCAAAGTAATGGTTCCTCGATTATTTTGCCACGAAGTAACTTGCTCCTTATCGGGGGTGATCTAGC gTATCCTAATCCATCTGCATTTACATATGAGAGACGCCTTTTTCGCCCCTTTGAATATGCTCTTCAGCCTCCTCTGTGGTATAAGGAGGAGCATATTGCTGCAAATAAACCAGAATTGCCTTGTGGGATGTCATTACTGAAGGAGTATGATGGGCCTCAGTGCTTTCTAATACCTGGAAATCATG ATTGGTTTGATGGGCTTCAAACATTTATGCGTTATATTTGTCATAAAAGTTGGTTAGGTGGATGGTTTATGCCCCAAAAGAAAAGCTATTTTGCCCTCCAGCTGCCAAAAGGATGGTGGGTCTTTGGACTTGACCTTGCTCTTCATTGTGATATTGATGTTTACCAATTCAAATTCTTTTCGGAACTGATTAAAGAAAAG GTGGGGGATTGTGATTCAGTTATAATCATGACTCATGAGCCTAATTGGCTACTTGATTGGTACTGGGGTGATGTTACTGGGAAGAATGTTTCACACCTGATACGTGACCATTTAAGAGGGAGGTGCAAACTACGAGTGGCTGGGGACTTGCATCATTACATGCGCCATTCTCATGTTCCCTCGGAGAAGCCCACATACGTACAACATTTGATTGTTAATGGTTGTGGTGGAGCATTTTTGCATCCAACTCATGTTTTCAGTAACTTTGATAGTTTGTATGGGACATCTTATGAAAGCAAGGCAGCTTATCCGTCTTTTGAAGACTCAAGCAGG ATTGCTTTAGGGAACATATTGAAGTTTCGAAAGAAAAATTGGCAATTTGACTTCATAGGTGGGATTATATACTTTGTGCTAGCCTTTTCAATGTTTCCACAG TGTAAGCTGGATCACATCTTACAGGATGATACATTTTCTGGTCACTTGAAGAACTTCTTTGGATCAGCATGGGATGCTTTCATGTATATGCTTGGACGCTCATATGTATCCTCGGCTGgtgcttttgttttgttggTCATTGCTATCACCTTTGTGCCTTCAAAAGTGTCCCGCAAGAGAAAAGCAATAATAGGCATTCTCCATGTTTCTGCACACCTTTCTGCTGCTTTGATTCTAATGCTGCTTATGGAATTGGGTGTAGAGACTTGCATCAGGCATAAATTGTTGGCAACTTCAG GCTACCATACACTGTACGAATGGTATCGATCTGTGGAGAGTGAACATTTTCCAGACCCATCTGGCCTACGACCACGTATTGAGCAGTGGACACTCGGCCTTTATCCAGCGTGCATCAAGTATCTGATGTCGGCCTTTGATGTTCCTGAG GTCATGGCTGTCAGCAGGAGCAATATCTGCAAGAATGGGATGGATTCACTTTCTCGAGGAGGCGCTGTGATTTATTATGCTTCCGTCTTCCTCTATTACTGGGTGTTCTCAACTCCGGTTGTCTCATTAATCTTTGGAAGCTACCTATATATCTGCATCAATTGGCTTCACATACACTTTGACGAGGCTTTCTCTTCGCTCCGCATTGCCAACTACAAGTCGTTTACTCGGTTCCATATTAACTTGAAAGGTGATCTCGAGGTTTTCACCCTTGCTGTGGATAAG GTGCCGAAAGAGTGGAAGCTGGATCCACACTGGGAAGGTGAATCGAAGCTACAACCAAACCATAGCCACCAAAGAAAGTTTCCCAGCAAATGGAGATCGACTTCGTCTCAGCACGATCCCGTCAACACTGTAAAGATCGTCGATCAATTTACCATCGAACGAACAGTAACACCCGAATTCGAACCAGTTAATGGATCAGTATCTCACTGA
- the LOC121782400 gene encoding uncharacterized protein LOC121782400 isoform X2, whose protein sequence is MGIDKQNSGLLETLKMERVRTILTHTYPYPHEHSRHAVIAVFIGCLFFISSDNMHTLIQKLDSNIKWWSMYACLLGFFYFFSSPFIGKTIKPSYSNFSRWYIAWILVAALYHLPSFQSMGVDMRMNLSLFLTIYISSILFLLVFHIVFIGLWYIGLVARVAGRRPAILTILQNCAVISVACCVFYSHCGNRANMREKLFERGYSGWFTLWNKEERNSWLAKFVHVNEFKDQVCKSWFAPVGSANDYPFLSKWVIYGELTCSGGSCAESPAEISPIYSLWATFIGLYIANYVVERSTGWALTHPVSQKESEKLKKKQMKPEFLDMVPWYSGTSADLFKTVFDLLVSVTVFVGRFDMRMMQAAMSKVEDSAKQDDLLYDQFGERDELWFDFMADTGDGGNSSYSVARLLAQPSLKVQSNGSSIILPRSNLLLIGGDLAYPNPSAFTYERRLFRPFEYALQPPLWYKEEHIAANKPELPCGMSLLKEYDGPQCFLIPGNHDWFDGLQTFMRYICHKSWLGGWFMPQKKSYFALQLPKGWWVFGLDLALHCDIDVYQFKFFSELIKEKVGDCDSVIIMTHEPNWLLDWYWGDVTGKNVSHLIRDHLRGRCKLRVAGDLHHYMRHSHVPSEKPTYVQHLIVNGCGGAFLHPTHVFSNFDSLYGTSYESKAAYPSFEDSSRIALGNILKFRKKNWQFDFIGGIIYFVLAFSMFPQCKLDHILQDDTFSGHLKNFFGSAWDAFMYMLGRSYVSSAGAFVLLVIAITFVPSKVSRKRKAIIGILHVSAHLSAALILMLLMELGVETCIRHKLLATSGYHTLYEWYRSVESEHFPDPSGLRPRIEQWTLGLYPACIKYLMSAFDVPEEQYLQEWDGFTFSRRRCDLLCFRLPLLLGVLNSGCLINLWKLPIYLHQLASHTL, encoded by the exons ATGGGCATTGACAAACAGAACTCTGGTTTATTGGAGACTCTAAAGATGGAGAGAGTTAGGACTATACTCACACATACGTATCCATATCCGCATGAACATTCACGGCATGCTGTCATTGCTGTTTTCATAGGTTGCTTATTTTTCATATCATCAGACAACATGCACACTCTCATTCAGAAGTTAGACAGCAATATTAAGTGGTGGTCTATGTATGCATGCTTGCTGGGGTTCttctatttcttttcttcccctTTTATAGGAAAAACAATCAAGCCAAGTTATTCAAACTTCAGTCGCTG GTACATAGCGTGGATACTGGTGGCTGCTTTATATCATCTTCCTAGTTTTCAATCGATGGGAGTTGATATGAGGATGAATCTTTCCTTGTTTTTAACCATCTACATATCTtccattttatttcttcttgTATTTCACATTGTATTCATTGGCCTCTGGTATATTGGACTTGTTGCTCGGGTGGCTGGAAGAAGACCTGCAATTCTGACAATCCTTCAAAATTGTGCT GTTATAAGTGTAGCATGTTGTGTATTTTATAGCCACTGTGGCAATCGTGCTAATATGAGAGAAAAGCTATTTGAAAGAGGGTATTCTGGCTGGTTTACACTGTGGAACAAGGAAGAAAGGAATTCATGGCTTGCAAAATTTGTTCACGTGAACGAGTTCAAAGATCAAGTTTGTAAATCATGGTTTGCTCCAGTTGGTTCGGCTAATGATTATCCATTTTTATCAAAATGGGTCATTTATGGAGAG CTAACTTGTAGCGGTGGCTCTTGCGCTGAATCACCAGCTGAAATTTCACCCATATATTCATTGTGGGCCACTTTTATAGGTCTATACATTGCAAATTATGTCGTGGAGAGATCAACAGG TTGGGCACTTACTCACCCTGTATCCCAAAAAGAATCCGAGAAGTTGAAAAAGAAGCAAATGAAGCCTGAGTTTCTGGATATGGTTCCATGGTACTCTGG GACGTCAGCTGATTTATTTAAGACAGTTTTTGACCTGCTGGTATCAGTGACTGTGTTTGTTGGACGTTTTGACATGCGTATGATGCAG GCTGCAATGAGCAAGGTTGAAGATTCAGCTAAGCAAGATGATCTTTTGTACGACCAATTTGGTGAACGTGACGAATTGTGGTTTGATTTTATGGCTGATACGGGCGATGGTGGCAATTCTTCTTATAGTGTGGCACGACTTCTTGCTCAACCTTCTCTTAAGGTTCAAAGTAATGGTTCCTCGATTATTTTGCCACGAAGTAACTTGCTCCTTATCGGGGGTGATCTAGC gTATCCTAATCCATCTGCATTTACATATGAGAGACGCCTTTTTCGCCCCTTTGAATATGCTCTTCAGCCTCCTCTGTGGTATAAGGAGGAGCATATTGCTGCAAATAAACCAGAATTGCCTTGTGGGATGTCATTACTGAAGGAGTATGATGGGCCTCAGTGCTTTCTAATACCTGGAAATCATG ATTGGTTTGATGGGCTTCAAACATTTATGCGTTATATTTGTCATAAAAGTTGGTTAGGTGGATGGTTTATGCCCCAAAAGAAAAGCTATTTTGCCCTCCAGCTGCCAAAAGGATGGTGGGTCTTTGGACTTGACCTTGCTCTTCATTGTGATATTGATGTTTACCAATTCAAATTCTTTTCGGAACTGATTAAAGAAAAG GTGGGGGATTGTGATTCAGTTATAATCATGACTCATGAGCCTAATTGGCTACTTGATTGGTACTGGGGTGATGTTACTGGGAAGAATGTTTCACACCTGATACGTGACCATTTAAGAGGGAGGTGCAAACTACGAGTGGCTGGGGACTTGCATCATTACATGCGCCATTCTCATGTTCCCTCGGAGAAGCCCACATACGTACAACATTTGATTGTTAATGGTTGTGGTGGAGCATTTTTGCATCCAACTCATGTTTTCAGTAACTTTGATAGTTTGTATGGGACATCTTATGAAAGCAAGGCAGCTTATCCGTCTTTTGAAGACTCAAGCAGG ATTGCTTTAGGGAACATATTGAAGTTTCGAAAGAAAAATTGGCAATTTGACTTCATAGGTGGGATTATATACTTTGTGCTAGCCTTTTCAATGTTTCCACAG TGTAAGCTGGATCACATCTTACAGGATGATACATTTTCTGGTCACTTGAAGAACTTCTTTGGATCAGCATGGGATGCTTTCATGTATATGCTTGGACGCTCATATGTATCCTCGGCTGgtgcttttgttttgttggTCATTGCTATCACCTTTGTGCCTTCAAAAGTGTCCCGCAAGAGAAAAGCAATAATAGGCATTCTCCATGTTTCTGCACACCTTTCTGCTGCTTTGATTCTAATGCTGCTTATGGAATTGGGTGTAGAGACTTGCATCAGGCATAAATTGTTGGCAACTTCAG GCTACCATACACTGTACGAATGGTATCGATCTGTGGAGAGTGAACATTTTCCAGACCCATCTGGCCTACGACCACGTATTGAGCAGTGGACACTCGGCCTTTATCCAGCGTGCATCAAGTATCTGATGTCGGCCTTTGATGTTCCTGAG GAGCAATATCTGCAAGAATGGGATGGATTCACTTTCTCGAGGAGGCGCTGTGATTTATTATGCTTCCGTCTTCCTCTATTACTGGGTGTTCTCAACTCCGGTTGTCTCATTAATCTTTGGAAGCTACCTATATATCTGCATCAATTGGCTTCACATACACTTTGA
- the LOC121782400 gene encoding uncharacterized protein LOC121782400 isoform X3, producing the protein MREKLFERGYSGWFTLWNKEERNSWLAKFVHVNEFKDQVCKSWFAPVGSANDYPFLSKWVIYGELTCSGGSCAESPAEISPIYSLWATFIGLYIANYVVERSTGWALTHPVSQKESEKLKKKQMKPEFLDMVPWYSGTSADLFKTVFDLLVSVTVFVGRFDMRMMQAAMSKVEDSAKQDDLLYDQFGERDELWFDFMADTGDGGNSSYSVARLLAQPSLKVQSNGSSIILPRSNLLLIGGDLAYPNPSAFTYERRLFRPFEYALQPPLWYKEEHIAANKPELPCGMSLLKEYDGPQCFLIPGNHDWFDGLQTFMRYICHKSWLGGWFMPQKKSYFALQLPKGWWVFGLDLALHCDIDVYQFKFFSELIKEKVGDCDSVIIMTHEPNWLLDWYWGDVTGKNVSHLIRDHLRGRCKLRVAGDLHHYMRHSHVPSEKPTYVQHLIVNGCGGAFLHPTHVFSNFDSLYGTSYESKAAYPSFEDSSRIALGNILKFRKKNWQFDFIGGIIYFVLAFSMFPQCKLDHILQDDTFSGHLKNFFGSAWDAFMYMLGRSYVSSAGAFVLLVIAITFVPSKVSRKRKAIIGILHVSAHLSAALILMLLMELGVETCIRHKLLATSGYHTLYEWYRSVESEHFPDPSGLRPRIEQWTLGLYPACIKYLMSAFDVPEVMAVSRSNICKNGMDSLSRGGAVIYYASVFLYYWVFSTPVVSLIFGSYLYICINWLHIHFDEAFSSLRIANYKSFTRFHINLKGDLEVFTLAVDKVPKEWKLDPHWEGESKLQPNHSHQRKFPSKWRSTSSQHDPVNTVKIVDQFTIERTVTPEFEPVNGSVSH; encoded by the exons ATGAGAGAAAAGCTATTTGAAAGAGGGTATTCTGGCTGGTTTACACTGTGGAACAAGGAAGAAAGGAATTCATGGCTTGCAAAATTTGTTCACGTGAACGAGTTCAAAGATCAAGTTTGTAAATCATGGTTTGCTCCAGTTGGTTCGGCTAATGATTATCCATTTTTATCAAAATGGGTCATTTATGGAGAG CTAACTTGTAGCGGTGGCTCTTGCGCTGAATCACCAGCTGAAATTTCACCCATATATTCATTGTGGGCCACTTTTATAGGTCTATACATTGCAAATTATGTCGTGGAGAGATCAACAGG TTGGGCACTTACTCACCCTGTATCCCAAAAAGAATCCGAGAAGTTGAAAAAGAAGCAAATGAAGCCTGAGTTTCTGGATATGGTTCCATGGTACTCTGG GACGTCAGCTGATTTATTTAAGACAGTTTTTGACCTGCTGGTATCAGTGACTGTGTTTGTTGGACGTTTTGACATGCGTATGATGCAG GCTGCAATGAGCAAGGTTGAAGATTCAGCTAAGCAAGATGATCTTTTGTACGACCAATTTGGTGAACGTGACGAATTGTGGTTTGATTTTATGGCTGATACGGGCGATGGTGGCAATTCTTCTTATAGTGTGGCACGACTTCTTGCTCAACCTTCTCTTAAGGTTCAAAGTAATGGTTCCTCGATTATTTTGCCACGAAGTAACTTGCTCCTTATCGGGGGTGATCTAGC gTATCCTAATCCATCTGCATTTACATATGAGAGACGCCTTTTTCGCCCCTTTGAATATGCTCTTCAGCCTCCTCTGTGGTATAAGGAGGAGCATATTGCTGCAAATAAACCAGAATTGCCTTGTGGGATGTCATTACTGAAGGAGTATGATGGGCCTCAGTGCTTTCTAATACCTGGAAATCATG ATTGGTTTGATGGGCTTCAAACATTTATGCGTTATATTTGTCATAAAAGTTGGTTAGGTGGATGGTTTATGCCCCAAAAGAAAAGCTATTTTGCCCTCCAGCTGCCAAAAGGATGGTGGGTCTTTGGACTTGACCTTGCTCTTCATTGTGATATTGATGTTTACCAATTCAAATTCTTTTCGGAACTGATTAAAGAAAAG GTGGGGGATTGTGATTCAGTTATAATCATGACTCATGAGCCTAATTGGCTACTTGATTGGTACTGGGGTGATGTTACTGGGAAGAATGTTTCACACCTGATACGTGACCATTTAAGAGGGAGGTGCAAACTACGAGTGGCTGGGGACTTGCATCATTACATGCGCCATTCTCATGTTCCCTCGGAGAAGCCCACATACGTACAACATTTGATTGTTAATGGTTGTGGTGGAGCATTTTTGCATCCAACTCATGTTTTCAGTAACTTTGATAGTTTGTATGGGACATCTTATGAAAGCAAGGCAGCTTATCCGTCTTTTGAAGACTCAAGCAGG ATTGCTTTAGGGAACATATTGAAGTTTCGAAAGAAAAATTGGCAATTTGACTTCATAGGTGGGATTATATACTTTGTGCTAGCCTTTTCAATGTTTCCACAG TGTAAGCTGGATCACATCTTACAGGATGATACATTTTCTGGTCACTTGAAGAACTTCTTTGGATCAGCATGGGATGCTTTCATGTATATGCTTGGACGCTCATATGTATCCTCGGCTGgtgcttttgttttgttggTCATTGCTATCACCTTTGTGCCTTCAAAAGTGTCCCGCAAGAGAAAAGCAATAATAGGCATTCTCCATGTTTCTGCACACCTTTCTGCTGCTTTGATTCTAATGCTGCTTATGGAATTGGGTGTAGAGACTTGCATCAGGCATAAATTGTTGGCAACTTCAG GCTACCATACACTGTACGAATGGTATCGATCTGTGGAGAGTGAACATTTTCCAGACCCATCTGGCCTACGACCACGTATTGAGCAGTGGACACTCGGCCTTTATCCAGCGTGCATCAAGTATCTGATGTCGGCCTTTGATGTTCCTGAG GTCATGGCTGTCAGCAGGAGCAATATCTGCAAGAATGGGATGGATTCACTTTCTCGAGGAGGCGCTGTGATTTATTATGCTTCCGTCTTCCTCTATTACTGGGTGTTCTCAACTCCGGTTGTCTCATTAATCTTTGGAAGCTACCTATATATCTGCATCAATTGGCTTCACATACACTTTGACGAGGCTTTCTCTTCGCTCCGCATTGCCAACTACAAGTCGTTTACTCGGTTCCATATTAACTTGAAAGGTGATCTCGAGGTTTTCACCCTTGCTGTGGATAAG GTGCCGAAAGAGTGGAAGCTGGATCCACACTGGGAAGGTGAATCGAAGCTACAACCAAACCATAGCCACCAAAGAAAGTTTCCCAGCAAATGGAGATCGACTTCGTCTCAGCACGATCCCGTCAACACTGTAAAGATCGTCGATCAATTTACCATCGAACGAACAGTAACACCCGAATTCGAACCAGTTAATGGATCAGTATCTCACTGA